A single window of Brevundimonas naejangsanensis DNA harbors:
- a CDS encoding DUF2147 domain-containing protein, with the protein MKTSVLTALAVAAAALASPALASDPTGLWQTPTNGGQVRIERCGQALCGTLVTSSHIRADPNARDARNKDAALRDRPLRGLRMLSGFTGGPTEWRGGSVYNPEDGGTYRGTITLTNDNTLRLRGCIVAPLCKTQTWTRVQ; encoded by the coding sequence ATGAAGACCTCCGTCCTGACGGCGCTCGCCGTCGCCGCCGCCGCCCTCGCTTCTCCCGCCCTCGCCAGCGACCCGACCGGCCTGTGGCAGACCCCGACCAACGGCGGCCAGGTCCGCATCGAGCGCTGCGGCCAGGCCCTGTGCGGCACGCTCGTCACCTCCAGCCACATCCGCGCCGATCCGAACGCCCGCGACGCTCGCAACAAAGACGCCGCCCTGCGCGACCGTCCCTTACGCGGCCTGCGGATGCTGTCGGGCTTCACCGGCGGCCCGACCGAGTGGCGCGGCGGCAGCGTCTACAATCCCGAGGACGGCGGGACCTATCGCGGGACCATCACCCTGACCAACGACAATACGCTGCGCCTGCGCGGCTGCATCGTCGCCCCCCTGTGCAAGACCCAGACCTGGACCCGCGTCCAGTAA
- a CDS encoding 50S ribosomal protein L11 methyltransferase codes for MSESAVQVIARGDRAPAEAAAAAIDANPLLEGATYSILEEDEDKEIWRIDAFPTSDEEAEGIAEILRATPGLEVVVEKLADADWLAMSLSGLPPVEAGRFFVYGAHDQGKIPEGRVNLKIDAGAAFGTGHHGTTVGCLEAFDKLLETESFEKVLDVGCGTGVLAIAAAKTGSPIAVGTDIDEPSARIANENAAINDAKCEFYFADGLSDARIAQHAPYDLVFANILAAPLVFLAPEIAGALKSGGVAILSGLLRTQEERILEAYLPLGFVVEQTIHHDAWSALQLRKK; via the coding sequence ATGTCCGAATCCGCAGTTCAGGTGATCGCCCGCGGCGACCGCGCCCCGGCCGAAGCCGCCGCCGCCGCCATCGACGCCAACCCCCTGCTGGAAGGCGCCACCTACTCGATCCTGGAAGAGGATGAGGACAAGGAAATCTGGCGCATCGACGCCTTCCCGACCAGCGACGAGGAGGCCGAGGGCATCGCCGAGATCCTGCGCGCCACCCCGGGCCTGGAAGTGGTGGTCGAGAAGCTGGCGGACGCCGACTGGCTGGCCATGAGCCTGTCGGGCCTGCCGCCGGTCGAGGCGGGGCGCTTCTTCGTCTATGGCGCGCACGATCAGGGCAAGATTCCCGAGGGCCGGGTCAATCTGAAGATCGACGCGGGCGCCGCCTTCGGCACCGGCCACCACGGCACGACGGTCGGCTGTCTGGAGGCTTTCGACAAGCTGCTGGAAACCGAGAGCTTCGAAAAGGTGCTGGACGTCGGCTGCGGCACAGGGGTGCTGGCGATTGCGGCGGCCAAGACCGGCTCGCCCATCGCCGTCGGCACCGACATCGACGAGCCCTCCGCCCGCATCGCCAATGAGAATGCGGCGATCAACGACGCCAAGTGCGAGTTCTATTTCGCCGACGGCCTCAGCGACGCGCGCATCGCCCAGCACGCGCCCTATGATCTGGTGTTCGCCAATATCCTGGCCGCGCCGCTGGTGTTCCTGGCGCCCGAGATCGCCGGGGCGCTGAAGTCGGGCGGTGTCGCGATCCTGTCGGGCCTGCTGCGGACGCAGGAGGAGCGGATTCTGGAGGCCTATCTGCCGCTGGGCTTCGTGGTGGAGCAGACGATCCATCATGACGCGTGGAGCGCGTTGCAACTGCGTAAGAAGTAG
- a CDS encoding aminopeptidase P family protein: MRQTFDETTDPSFGAKHLPLLRAEMAKQGLDGLLVPHEDEHQNEYLPDANERLAWVSGFTGSAGAGVVLMDKAAVFVDGRYTVQAKAQTDEALFERQPLNALTDWLAAVPSGSVIGYDPRLHSPDALATLKRAVEKAGATLKAVEANPIDLAWGDARPAQPQAPVVPHEDRYSGEGAASKRARIGKAIADAGADVAVLTAPSSLAWLFNIRGGDVIRTPLPLGQAVVKADGTAKVFLDPAKVTNELPGWLGDAVTLEAPEALPGALDALAGRKVMIDPAVSSAWYFDRLEAAGADIVRGMDPCALPRACKNAVEIEGARQAHIRDGAALTRFLHWVDTVAQKELPDERAVVEALEGFREATGMLKDLSFDTIAGVGPNGALPHYKPVGAKIRPMEKGSLLLVDGGGQYLDGTTDVTRTMAIGEGAADQRRMFTLVLKGHIAMAVIRFPAGTSGRQLDAIARQPLWNAGFDFDHGTGHGVGSYLGVHEGPQRIAGWGTDQPLLTGMILSNEPGYYREGEWGIRIETLQVVTEPTQVPGGERPMHGFEQLTLAPLDRKLIDTALLTADERAYVDAYHAEVLAKVGPLLAEGVQKDAAALEWLKAQTAPL; the protein is encoded by the coding sequence ATGCGCCAGACATTCGACGAAACCACCGATCCGTCCTTCGGGGCCAAGCACCTGCCTCTGCTCCGCGCCGAGATGGCGAAGCAGGGGCTCGACGGCCTGCTGGTCCCGCACGAGGACGAGCATCAGAACGAATATCTGCCCGACGCCAATGAGCGGCTGGCCTGGGTCAGCGGCTTCACCGGCTCGGCCGGGGCGGGCGTGGTGCTGATGGACAAGGCGGCGGTCTTCGTCGACGGCCGCTATACCGTCCAGGCCAAGGCCCAGACGGACGAGGCCCTGTTCGAGCGCCAGCCGCTGAACGCGCTGACCGACTGGCTGGCGGCCGTGCCGTCGGGTTCGGTGATCGGCTATGATCCGCGCCTGCACAGCCCCGATGCGCTGGCGACCCTGAAACGCGCGGTCGAGAAGGCCGGGGCGACGCTGAAGGCGGTCGAGGCCAACCCGATCGATCTGGCTTGGGGCGACGCTCGCCCGGCCCAGCCGCAGGCGCCGGTGGTCCCGCATGAGGACCGCTATTCCGGCGAGGGGGCCGCGTCCAAGCGCGCCCGCATCGGCAAGGCCATCGCGGACGCCGGGGCCGACGTCGCCGTGCTGACGGCGCCGTCGTCGCTGGCCTGGCTGTTCAACATTCGCGGCGGCGACGTGATCCGCACCCCCCTGCCGCTGGGCCAGGCGGTGGTGAAGGCGGACGGGACGGCCAAGGTTTTCCTCGATCCCGCCAAGGTGACCAATGAACTGCCCGGCTGGCTAGGCGACGCCGTGACGCTGGAGGCGCCCGAGGCGCTGCCCGGCGCGCTGGACGCCCTGGCGGGCCGCAAGGTGATGATCGACCCGGCCGTGTCCTCGGCCTGGTATTTCGACCGGCTGGAAGCGGCGGGCGCGGACATCGTGCGCGGCATGGATCCCTGCGCCCTGCCGCGCGCCTGCAAGAACGCCGTCGAGATCGAGGGCGCCCGTCAGGCGCACATCCGCGACGGCGCGGCCCTGACGCGGTTCCTGCACTGGGTCGATACGGTCGCACAGAAGGAGCTGCCGGACGAGCGGGCGGTGGTCGAGGCGCTGGAAGGCTTCCGCGAGGCGACGGGGATGCTGAAGGACCTGTCCTTCGACACCATCGCCGGGGTCGGGCCGAACGGCGCCCTGCCGCACTACAAGCCGGTCGGGGCCAAGATTCGGCCGATGGAAAAGGGCTCGCTGCTGCTGGTGGACGGCGGCGGCCAGTATCTGGACGGGACCACGGACGTGACCCGCACCATGGCCATCGGCGAGGGCGCGGCGGATCAGCGCCGGATGTTCACCCTGGTGCTGAAGGGCCATATCGCCATGGCGGTGATCCGCTTCCCGGCCGGGACCAGCGGGCGCCAGTTGGACGCCATCGCGCGCCAGCCGCTGTGGAACGCGGGCTTCGACTTCGACCACGGCACGGGCCACGGCGTGGGGTCGTATCTGGGCGTGCACGAAGGGCCGCAGCGCATCGCCGGCTGGGGCACGGACCAGCCTCTGCTGACCGGCATGATCCTGTCGAACGAGCCGGGCTATTACCGCGAGGGCGAGTGGGGCATCCGCATCGAGACGCTGCAGGTCGTCACGGAGCCGACGCAGGTTCCGGGCGGCGAGCGGCCGATGCACGGCTTTGAGCAGCTGACGCTGGCGCCGCTGGATCGCAAGCTGATCGACACAGCGCTGCTGACGGCGGACGAGCGGGCCTATGTCGACGCCTATCATGCCGAGGTTCTGGCCAAGGTCGGGCCTCTGCTGGCCGAGGGCGTGCAGAAGGACGCGGCGGCGCTGGAGTGGCTGAAGGCGCAGACGGCGCCGCTGTAA